The Erpetoichthys calabaricus chromosome 6, fErpCal1.3, whole genome shotgun sequence genome includes the window tgccccaaatctttgcaATGTCTCGGGTCTCTTCTTGTCATAACTCAAAGATCTGGGTTCACCGTCAGCACATCCACTAACAGAGTGGTGTTAGAACTATCATGTTGTCTATGTGAGTTTATTTCCATTTAGCtctcttccacatcccaaacaaTGGTGTGCTAGGCTAAGCGGAGTCTGAACTGCCCCTTTATGAATGAACATGCCCTGTGTTGGACTGCTGTACTGTGCGGACTCCCCTTCTTTTTCCTGACACTCCAATTGCCCCTTAGTAGGCTGTAAAGAAAGTGTGAGTTGGTTTAGAGAACTGATGGATGGATTCAAATTGGAGAGGATGCTAAATTGCTTCTTTTTCAGATTTGATATTTCACCTCCTACAGTTTAAAGATGTGTTTTTGTCTGAGACGTacgttttttttcttacttttcctGTTCATATGGTCCTTGCTTACTTACCTCTGTGAAAAtatttagattttcatttttctaacctCTTTCCAAcaagtaataaagaaaatgttttatatcAGATTACTTGAATAAGCAACATGTGGTAGCAATCTGTTACTCAGAATGGTGGTGTATGGGAAACGTTACAAAACAGAAAGTcagttttgagtttttttaatATCTCCAGTATTTTTGGCAGTGTAAAAATTTGATACCTGCTAAATTGTCAGTTTGCTTAACATACTTTCACTGAGCACAAAAAAGGCTTAATGAAAAATTTAATTACATAGTTTTAGAAATTGCAaggaaatgttttaatatattttacaaattgtaTACAATGTATAAATTCAGTGTACATACAAAACTTTACAATTTACTTACAACCACCTTTACACGGCTCATTATGGAATTCACATATTCTATTATGAGCTCAACATGCATAAACACAGTTCTGTACAAAACTTCGATATATAtcattattttacagaaaaaaataaaatgagtgaaaTATATACACTAATTTGACTATGCAATTTAAAGGCTTAATGTAGAGCAGTCAAAGGTGCCCTTCAGTCATCTGACCCATGCATTGTCCATTTtgtaaacataaatattttttagaaagatCTTAATTTATACCTAAAGTCAACATCATAGATAGGCTGTAAAACACCAAGTCCTGCTCTTGACTGGTCCAATGGTGGAATTTTCACATCTTTATCTAAAAGTTCCATTTCAAAATAGGagagcaaaagaaataaaaactgtttgATTTCATGCATGGCAAAGAAGCGTCCagggcattttgtgactccagagcCAAAAGCCAAGTGGTAATATCTTAGTTTTCGACCATTCCTTTCAAAAGTCATCTTCTCTTGTCCATTTTCATCCAGGAATCGGTTGTACTTAAAAATCTGCAGATCaaaatatatgaacatttttAACAGATCTGCCAATCTCCTTTGGACCTAAAGGACCTCTCTACAGTGAACGCTATCCCAAGGTGCTTTGTAGTTAGGAAGCTAAACCTGTTTCATCCTTGGCTTGTCTGTGAAGCTTTATCAGTATGGAAGCTTTTTAATTAGCAGTTCCTAGAACTGATCATTTCGTCCAACTGTACAGCTCCTCCTTCTACTGCTCTGTTAATCTGCTCTCATGGATCTTAAAAGATGGTTTCCCTCTTATTTGTCATGTACTAAATGATCTTCCATCCTACTATTCATGCTCTGCTGCATAACACAGTGTCACACAGAAGCGCTACAGAATTATGTGGGAAGCTCTGCTCATGGGGCAAACTGGGGAATCAGCTTTGTATGAGGCCCTAGAGTAGAGAAGGAACCCTCCTTCAGTGGCGTCACTTCTGATCTGCCCCTTACAGTCACCACACTATATAAGAAACAACGTGACTGGAAGTCAGCATTTATTCATCTGCTGGAGCAATACTGAGAGCAGAAATTATTAAAATCCACATCAATAAATGATCCCAGAATGcctttatttatgttttcatttcattcttgTATCTACTtagtattgttaatattttaaggGGATCTCCTTGGGGGGCCCCAACCCTTCATTTGGCCTGGTTCTATTTCCTTTTCGCAGCAGGAACAAACTTTGTAAGAGACAACAGGCCATTGAATAATCTTGTAGTATTCTTTATATTGACTACTTTGAAAAATGGCCTTCCTTCTGACCTATaaaatgtcatgttatagtgtgttAATTTAGAGCACAGGGAGACCAAGAAAGGCACACATGAGCTTTGAACCAGTAACCACATGGTTTCCAATGCAATGCTTTAGGTTATTATGCCTGCTCTTCCAGTTTCCACAGATTTATTCATGAATCCTGGGGCAAAGTCAATTTTGTGTGATTTATTTCTGTGTAGTGTTCTttacagagcacaggttcaatgATAAAAGAGTTAAAGAATCTAAATTAACCCTTTTTCATTGGTACAACTTCAAACTTACAGTGAAATTACATTCAAGAtaagttttcttgtttttaatcttGAATTAAtgattttcaaaaattattttgggGATTGTGCCCTATGATAAACTGGCACCCCAGATGGGCCTGTTGCTGTTGCAATATATTCTGCTCTCTTACAGCCATATAATGGACTAACCAAGTTTAGTAATATGAATGTGGTGTCAATATGCCCAGCAATCAATACTGTTTTAACACAGAATTAGTGTCAAGCTGATTTTACTGTGTGATTTCTGGGTATGTTTTACTTACCAGGGGATCTTCATAAATTTCAGAATCATAATGAAGGAGCTGAGGGTACAAGGCTATCACATCATCTTTTCGAATGTTGTAAGACTTGTTGTTATCCAAGTGCAAAGCAAAATCATTCTTGGCCACTCTGATGTTGAGCGAAGCACTAGAGAGACGCATGGATTCCTTAATGATGCTATCTGCAAAATCACAAAGGttgaaaagaagtgtgttttatgtattcaagaagtttaactatttatttattaaacttatTAACATATTACAAATTACTACTAAAATATCAATAACATTTTGAAACTCAAGGATCCTgcctcaattcaattcaattcatttttattgtccCAAGTGGGAAATTTGCAAAATGACAAACAAGTaacctttatttaattaataccatctgtgagtgccatggagggtggaaggcatcccagctggaaggCGACATGATCTACCAAGATGGAAGGTACCATGGGATGAACGAGCAGAAACCTGAGGCCAGAAGCTGTTCCATCCCCCACatgttaggtggcagtggtcggCTGGAGGTGTCCCagcttggacacccacaggggttcATGGGAACCAGGCTCCGGTAGTGCAACCcttttggggtccttgggtgctacAAGAGGGAGCGGTCAGGGTAGGACTACCTTGATTCTCAAACAACCTTGGCATGGCTTGTGGGAAGCAAGTGCTTcaataatgatattttaaaaatgcacgcATTTGTAATCTTACTTAAGACAGGCATGTTGTCCAACTGATCCTTTGTTAAGGTGATCTGACTGCCATCTAAGTTGGCTTTTTGGTTGGAGTTTTCTAGTGTTTTCCTCACTTCTTCTTTAGCTGCTTTCATTCCCTCTGGGCATCTGTGACAAGAAACACATTTAAACGTTAAAAAGTtgagatttgtttttcttaaatgaTGTTTGTTTGATGATGTAAAGAAAACTCCAGAAAATAAACTGATGAATCATGGtacttttatattgttatttttcaacaaatgatTAATAATGTTTTGCAAACACACTCATTTAGATCAGCTTCTGTGTCTTAATGTTGCCTTACCTGATCAGATAAAACAAACTCCAAAAGGCTGCTGGGAGGGTATTGGCCTGTGATGCCCACAGCAGGGCCACGTGGGTACGAGCTTTGTTTATGTCATCGAAAGTCGATAAAGTGTCATTGAGGAACATTCTCAGGGAAATGAGATCAGACACATTCTGCCTTTTACTGAGGTTTTCATGAAGCAGCACCTTTGCTAGATTCTCCCTAGCGCTGTGAGCACTCTTAAAGACGTGAATAGGAAGTCCCGCTACCAGGGCTGGAAATATCTTGTCAAATTCTTTGAAGTTCTCCAGGACATTTAAGACCAGGGCCCTCTGGGCTTCTATTCTGGCAATGGTTTTGTCCTCTTGAGAGTTTAATTCTTTGCCAAACAAAGTTAGGTAGCCGGACTCAAACATCACCCGGTAGCAGAATGCAAAGAGTCCATCTGTGGTCCAGTTGGTAGAACTGATGGTCAGTGTGTTGAAGTGCAACATGACAAATTGGAGATTCTCCATCATAGTTTCAGTGAGGGCTGACAAAGACTCTCCTTGAAGCGTCTTAATAAAAGTCTGGTGCAGATTTTCAGTTGTGTATCCATGACTGGGATCCATGTTTCCATGTCCAAAGGCCTAATAGATAAAAAGACACAGAGAAGCACGCGTGAAATTGTCAGTTATTCTAAATCCACAACTATTTTACTCTAATAAACAATTACTCGAGTAAATAACATCTCTGGAAGATGGGTACCCATcagtttaaataaatgatttctgTGGTATTTTTTCACCATCCTCAATAAATATCTTAAAGGACCTTTATAAAAGCAATGAGAATAATCTTCTACATCCCTCCATCTATTAATCCAGTTATCTGTCTACTCATCCACCCATTCACTCTTATGACCAGGTCTCTTAGAATAGTGGGCACCTGGGCTCTGTCTTAGTGGCATTCAGGCTAAAGAAGGAGCCAACCCTGTATGTGAGGGCAGATGATAGTCTACatctaaaaatatatacaaatcctcttaaaaaaggaaatttaatatatttttcacattaaACTATAATGCCCTTTAAAATACACATATTAATAAATCTAGTTATTTCAATTCACAGGCTCAGGTACAAGGCACAAAGCAACCCTAGATGGATTCACCAATGGTGCCCTCACACTTACTGCCCCCAAGGTGCTTTAAAGAATCAAATAACCTTTGCACTTTTGCTGCATAGAACTCTTTGTTGTagtctgtatatttattattagcaAAGAGTGCACTGGACCCATAATGAGAAgtgcttaataagaataaattaaattcagatatctttggaatgtggtaaGAACTGGACCATTTGGAGACACAGACATTTGTTAAGCTGGGATTGAAATCTTAGCAATGTGAGGCAAAAGTGCTAATCAgtgcattattttcttttaaaaagaatGAGTTAATCAGTGTGTGTGCCTTAAGCCATAAAGATGATGGTGTCATCCCTGTCATAAACTCTGAAGATAGTCGTGGTACATGCTTTTCTTCAATATGGCAAGCAGGCTAGGACCTCTCACCAGGACGTTTGGTagcatctttttttttgctcCGATTCACACTTCTGGGCAGATGTGATGGTAGTGAAGAAAACAAGAGACAGAGGCACAGTATACATTTTCCCTTCTAGGGTAGTTGTATTTTGTCTTGTAAAGCACAATTACGCAGACttgctatatacagtatcaatGTTGTACCCGCTATATCTCCAAACCAGCCTGCCAACTCTCCTTTAATAACCCCTGTGTTGTCACAGTGACCTTTTACCCTGActgtgaaaaaaattgaaaaattaaggggggggggggggggggtttctccTAAATTATGTCTTACAACTTTTTGTTTACCTGTACTTTAATATAATCTATTATTACCtttgcagatgttgaaaaatGAAACTTCTTCCAGTCAAAATGCCTGCCTTGGCGAATCACAGAATGATAGGAGAAAGGATCAGTGAGAAAATGGACGTATTGTCCAGCAATTTTACAAGTGAAAATATGACCATATTTTTTTTGCCGTGCGCGGAGGAACTCCAGTGGGTTGGCACCAAACTGAAGGGCACAGCCTAGGTATGGAATTATTCCATTTTCTACCTGTGGCTCACCTGGACGTctgaaaaacataaagaaaataacagaagCATGTTATTGCAGAGTCTTCAGTAATATGCggtacaaatatttttttgactATTCTACATTCCACCATAGGGCTTGGTAAATAAGGCATCATTTATGCAACACCAGATGCACATGGCAAAATGTCTTCAAGATAACAGCACAAAGTAGAGATCCTTATACTGCAATGAAAATATGTTGTTTTCATATTGACTTTAAGTCTAAAGCAAACAGATCTGTTTTTAGTGTATTAtgtaggatttcttttttttaatatttgtacttGTAGTAGCAGATCTTGTCCAGATGTCTCCAAAATCATATCTGGAGTACACTCAAGTCAGTTTACACATTTTTGATTGTGATTTCATACTGGGGCATGCCTGAAGATGCCAAATAGTAACATCTTTTTGGATTAAAGATAATACTTCTGCTACATGTAGAAACATTTAAGGGATTTTCATGACATCTTAATGAGAGAAATCTAATCAAAGTGATCTGAAAGGTGGCTTAATAAAACAATTCTTTCTTTACCTTAACAGAcatttattgcaaaaaaataagTTGGCAAATGTATTTGGAttcttatatagtatatataaaaataagacgTGTGGAGAATTCAATAAatccttttttatcattttaatataaaataatacaaatctgTCAGTTTGTAAATGTATGTCCCTGATGtatgggtgtgtgagtgtgtgttccccctgtgatggactgtccagggattgttcctgccttgcacccaatgcctgctgggataggcttcagcttccctgcTATCCTGTTCAAGATAAATGGGTacagaaaacggatggatggatgggattcaCATAATTAGTAAGCTCTGTATATACAATACCTGAATGGCTGTCTGATAATAAATCACATTCACATGTAAAACTATGTATTACTGTAAAAAAACAAGTTGTTTTCAGATGACCTCAGAAAACAGGGCAAATTTCACATGAAATAATGTTGTACTTCATTGTTTCCAACAAAACTAATGACAATCAGAAATGTTTTTTCATAAgagcattttactatttttttaaatacacttaCATGTTTTGCAATGTATTGAAATTGACTGCTTTTACAATGCACAAGGTTATTTACACAAACACAAATCATATTTTgctaaaatcttaaaaataacttGTTTTTCTTAAAGTAAATCCCTACTGCAGTTAAACTTCAGTAAGTTTAAAATGCCAAAGCTGTGCAAgtctttttgttaaaataaatcaatatattgGCTTAAATACCAGTTATGTCTTTATCTTCCTCCAGGGTggctaaaaaaatgacaaatgcttCACAATATTACAATGTAGAGAATTTCTTACCGTCGCCGAATCCCCAAGATAAGCCAAAGACAACAGCAGAAGCAAACTACAATGCCCCAGATCAAAGCAGCACTCAGGAACATTTTTATTCCCTGCTAGCCCAGAAATGTACCTCTGCAAAATTTTAGTAAGAATGCAAAGATGACAATGTGGTTTGGGCTCTTTTTATATACTTTGCTTCACTGTTACATCATTAACTATGTGGTTTATCATCAGAAGGCTAGAAGCCATAAAGTGGAACACCCCTTTATGATGATTTGCTTCAGAGCTCTAGGAAACTAAAAAGTAggacaggtcactggataacagcTTTGTCCTTGATCTAGGTCCATGGTTTCTGACACAAAAGCAGCTTTGAGGTAATCACAAGGTTACAGAGTCGAAAACATATTCAAGGTTATTAAGGTGTAGACATTCTCCTCAAAATAATTGACATGGAAAGATGAGTATTGGTATGATTATGTTTTCCTTTAACAATATACAGCATGAAATCAAGGAAACTACACAGGATGACTTAATCCTCAATTAATGTTTCTGTCATTCTGAATCATTTTTTCCTGTAAAGAAGTCTGCTTGAATGAGAACTCGGATAGATAAAATCATACAAGCACAACTGGGTAACAGCCACATACTTGGATGCTTAAACAAAGTGGAAAAACAAATCttgctgtgtgtgtttgttgtgcAGTATATAAGTGCAATGGTAGGAAATCAGCGCAAAACAAGGGCACAGGATCAAGTGTTAGAACCACAGAGCAAATTAATTGGTCATCAACTGGGCTCCAGTGGTTAGGAATTGGGTGCAGCTTCATAGTGTGGAGATGTTCAGGGACAAAATGTTATCCTGTGGTACATACAGGCCAAGCACCGAGCAGCGACAGCACCTCCTCACTGACTGTGTGAAGTAAACCACAAGATAGCAttccaaaatatttataaatacccTACCAGAAATTACGAAAGGCAGCCAGGTGTAGGTGAGTTTTGAATCTGGTATTCAATAACCCCAAGTGGAGAATCAACACTCGGGGATGAAGAGGGTCTGCCATTTGTTCACAGCAGTCTGGAATGCTATACTCTTACCTTGCTGCTTACAAAGCAGGGTAACATCACAGTGGTTTCTATTTAGCTTACATTCAAATACTGTAACTAGCAAGTAACCCAAACTAACTTAAATTGCTGTGAATTAGATCAGCTGCTTACCTCTGCCATGTAGCTAAATCGGTTTAATGATTAACTATTCGCTGTCAGTGTTCTTTTGGATTTAATCAGAGCTGTTATGCAAGAAAAGCTTTTATCCATTCTCCAATGGTTAGCATTGATCCTCATGTGTCCTTCCGCTTTGTACAAATCAAGGACCATAATAGGCACCTGTAACTACTTAGAACTGGTGAAAAATCAAGGATCAGAGCAGTGGTGTAGCTAGCTCGCTGAACGCCCCTGTgcagcgccctgaggtgggcccctcctgtctagcTTAACAGTTTGTAATTCATTTGCAGCTAGATCCTAGGGGCCGGCTGGGCAGTGGCATCCGCGATCATGTCAATATCAGATCACACTCTGGTGGCAAACAATCCACCTCtgtaaatggaatttgtaataactttttttaatagctttattacatctgctgtaagttatcaaaaataaaataaattgtgggaggtgtgggtggtagtagaagtagtagaacataaatatatataaaatgtggacccgcttacttttctaaaacaactttgtgaaggaaCATGAATTAAATGTAACGGAAGCTAGAAACttgaaactgttctgtgctataaaatgaagcaatgttAATTTGTaacgaaataaaacaacaacaccGGCTGACAAGATATTACTTCACAATCGACCTGTTTtaacacaagttctgagaaaatggacatcataaagtggtcaCAATTCctcacagtagtgacactaatgcaCTTAAGCAATACtaaggtacacaataaaacagattacagatatgttaaactgttaaagcttacaaaaatggaacAGACTGACAActcacaaatcatattacttataatatCACTAGTACCTTAAAATTCTTGCTTGCGTGCCATCCCGTCTCCTGCGCAAAAGTCTCGACAATGTTTAACACATCAGGTTGTCAGGTACGGTCGTTTTCGATTGAGAGTACAACCAAGCCATTGAGTTTGTCTTGTTACATGGTGCTTCTGAGGTCATACAGTATTTGATGAGTTTTAACTCGGAGAACGATCATTCACACGCAGCAACACTGATATGGTCAGCAGTAATATATAAGCCGTGCAAACGTCACTGAAAGTAGACGATAGTGCACAGTGATCTAGCAGCAACAGTTCAGCTACTTCGAAAACAGTCGACTTGGTTCACAGGATGGATTGAAAACATGCACgaaatgacaacaattgagcGGAAAACGCAGGCGAAACGTCAGTACTATGGTGTTCAATGAGAAGATTGGCAGCACAATACAATTTGTCGACAGCCATCGAGGTCAGAGTTAATGGTAACAAGACACTGAACGTTGAAGCCACTGTATCGACACTCTGAAACCGTTGTTTTAGTTAagttattaaaattgttttttttttaaactatactgCCCCAAGTGGGCCGCCCAAGCTCATAGGCCCTGGtactttgcacaatctgcacaatccattgctacgccaTAGGATTAGACAAACAGTGCATTAACACTCTATGCTGGAATCAAATAGGATTTAGGCCCTTGACAGCCCATTAAGGAAAAGTATTATGACATTTAAGAAGATGTTTTAAGTCAACCGGAGAAGAAAAAGAGGATTGAGAAAACTGCTGAATAAATAAAGACTGGCAAACTCATGCCCAAATATTAGTAATTACATCTGATCACATTTTCTGTCAGTACACATCCAGTTGGACGGCTTTGCTCTAactgtttttctttccatttcaaaaactgtatatttataatttctctttaaagaaaaatacttttttttttacatttttttgttttttgcttcttctGTGCTTGCCCAAGTTGTATGTGACTTCCTCAATGTATTGCAACGGGGAGAGTTTTAAGAATATCATTTTTCAAGGTCAAGGTGATTCTTTGAATTTCTACTGATTTAATAAGTTGTTTTAACCTAACACAGGTCCCTGTGGTGTGCCTCAGCTTTATTTTTGGTGATTTGCTATTCAGAATATTTTACTGCAAGGTAGAAGGTAGCGATTTACAAATTTAAATCtatatttaagaatattaaagCCAATTATTAAATGTACTTGTCATTAAAATTCTCTAATTtgttcactcttaaaaataaaggtaccagagtggttcttcagcgTGATGCCATAGGAAAACCACTCAAATGAtgctttcagaaaaaaacatttatttatttagatctgcaacaggcaccataaagtaaataaccatgaagagaTAACAGATATGTGAAATATCACtgtgttcctgattttaaaaggactcctgcTACCTATAATAACAAGGGCTatgttcatgttttcttttatagaacatcagaacaatctagacgagaacaggccattcactccaacaaagctcgccagtcctatccacttaattcttctaaaaaacatcaagtcaagttttgaaagtttctaaagtcttactgtccaccacactacttggtagcttgttTCAAGTATCTATGggtctctgtgtaaaaaaaaacttcttaatgtttatcCGAAACTTacatttaacaagtttccaactatgtctccatgttcttgatgaactcattttaaaataacagtctcggtccactgtactaattcccttcataattttaaacacttcaatcatgtttgcttaaactgaaaaggctcagctcttttaatctttcctcataattcatcccctgtagccctggagtcagcctagttgttcttctctggacattttcttgtgctgctatgtcctttctgtagcctggagaccaaaactgcacacaggactccagatgaggcctcaccagtgcattataaagcttgagcagaacgtccttggacttgtactccacacatcaaggcgctatataacctaacattctgttagccttcttaatggcttctgaacactgtcgggaagttgatagtgttgagttcactatgactcctaaattcttctcataaggggtacttttgattttcagatgtCCCattttcaaacctaatatttttacttcctacatgtaatactttacatttacttacattaaacttcatctgccataaCACTGAATGAAACGGTGCTTTGCCAAGCAATGGAGATGTGTGGAACTCAGTGCAGAACCATTTAGTGCCATTCAAGAACCAATATTTTCAGGAGTGAATTTATCAAGAGATATTCCCAAGCAAGACATCCTAATCAATGAAAGGCATGGCTTCAATGTTTCTCTCCAGCAGGATttagttgttttctttatttttaaataattattctaAAGCCATTTCCTCTAAAGTTTTACATCCAGTTGGAGTTTTCTTACACAATGAATTCAGCAGACACATTAGATTTATCCTAGAAGGTCTCTGTAAAGGCttgaaattttatttactgttataccacttgacattttcttttgttgtgtaCTTTCGCTTTGGTTGCTATCATGGTAACCTTTCTCAGATTTACACTGCATGTGGTGACATTGGAGCAGCCATTTACAGTAAAGTCCAGTACACACAtgacattattatttttctgcGTGTTTGGTtagcaattttaaatttatttggttTCTTGACATTTCTTTGTGGCTCTAAGACTTGTTTTCTTTGGTGTTTAGACTTCATCAACAGTGCTATAAGACTTATTGGTCGCATCTTTGGTCTGATACTTGACTATGCTTATCTCCTGGTCctcactaataaaaaaaaattgttgcctCTCTCTATGACAGTAAGGATCTATACAGACAGCAGAAAATGAAATTTAGGTGGATAAACTATTAGAATAGGGCAATAGCAGTCCTATCAGACAGACTCCTTAAGTAGAATTCAGGTTTTAAGGTTCAGTGCAGTCTGGTAATCCTGTTGTGGCAATCAATGACCATGATACTAATTCCAGACAAAAGTATAAAGGATAAGGTGCTTGCAGCTGAAAATTGAGAATAATCTTCTCTGGGAAGagaaaaagtgtttaaaatgtttttttaaaataaatagtataGTAATATTATTGATAGTACTAAAAGGAATTCTTCAGTATGCTCAGTTGTACAAGGGCATTTATTAAAACAAGACAGTTCTCCTTCATGTGAACCCATTGGTAAATCATTGTTAGAACAATTAGGCATTTATATCTGACTTCATGCCAACACTACTGTTTCTCCAGATGACACGTGGCAGAGGTTCTGTCATGTGTGCAGTTTTTTTTGGCGATCAAcctatataattttttaaacacagaCTTCCACTCCTAGAAGCCTTATATTGAAAACAATGCTTTGGACATAAGCAAAGGGAACTCATATCAATACATGTTATATACAAGCTATAGTACATTTGCGTTAGAAATGTCTCAAATGCAGTAAATGCAGGTAATATTCAGTTAAAGTATAATAAAGATTTCCTtccagatagacagatagatcccatcactcttttg containing:
- the LOC114653312 gene encoding cytochrome P450 7A1, which gives rise to MFLSAALIWGIVVCFCCCLWLILGIRRRRPGEPQVENGIIPYLGCALQFGANPLEFLRARQKKYGHIFTCKIAGQYVHFLTDPFSYHSVIRQGRHFDWKKFHFSTSAKAFGHGNMDPSHGYTTENLHQTFIKTLQGESLSALTETMMENLQFVMLHFNTLTISSTNWTTDGLFAFCYRVMFESGYLTLFGKELNSQEDKTIARIEAQRALVLNVLENFKEFDKIFPALVAGLPIHVFKSAHSARENLAKVLLHENLSKRQNVSDLISLRMFLNDTLSTFDDINKARTHVALLWASQANTLPAAFWSLFYLIRCPEGMKAAKEEVRKTLENSNQKANLDGSQITLTKDQLDNMPVLNSIIKESMRLSSASLNIRVAKNDFALHLDNNKSYNIRKDDVIALYPQLLHYDSEIYEDPLIFKYNRFLDENGQEKMTFERNGRKLRYYHLAFGSGVTKCPGRFFAMHEIKQFLFLLLSYFEMELLDKDVKIPPLDQSRAGLGVLQPIYDVDFRYKLRSF